A genomic window from Astatotilapia calliptera chromosome 12, fAstCal1.2, whole genome shotgun sequence includes:
- the LOC113033090 gene encoding uncharacterized protein LOC113033090 produces MGRIASGFCIESMDCKTVQLLPGLLECSEIPDNRAEIPSPSAALLHDHLKPVAHLIPEFEPDVPIMLLLGRDVIRLHNVHKYINGPPDAPYAQKLELGWVIVGNVCLGRVLKPRSVNTYFTNALEQSRPTIFEPCPSVLQVKERYGPEHSKCAYDVEDGGLGCTVFQLTREDNKPASSFEDLAFMAIMKRELKKDASNSWVAPLPFRQPRQHLPDNRQQALNRFSSLKRNLARKPEMSQHFFSFMGKIFENGHAEVAPPLTPNQERWYLPIFGVYHPKKPGNIRVVFDSSAQHEGVSLNDVLLKGPDLNNLLLGVLMRFRKDAIAVTADIKQMFHSFLVREEDRNFLRFFWFRDNSPTQDVIEYRMTVHVFGNSPSPAVAIYCLRQSTMDGRPHHDPEVKQFVCHDFYVNDALKSFSSVKSAVCLLKKTQDVLAKSNLRLHKIASNSKEVMEAFPPEDRANDLKDLDLSSDILPVQRSLGLNWNLECDMFVFKVNKEEKPFTRRGILSVVNSVYDPLGFVAPVTIQGKHILRELTQQRCDWDSQLPEGMQEQWKSWRDSLKDLSGVMIPRAYTKAFLSTTKTRELFVFSDASTMAIAAVAYLRVVDEAGNTHTGFVMGKAKLAPRPEHTIPRLELCAAVLAVELADFISSELDMRIDAITFYTDSKVVLGYINNETRRFYVYVSNRIVRIRRSSHPKQWKYVSTGENPADCATRSVPAAFLSDTSWLTGPPFLTEPMQDSLEPESFELVDANMDAEIRPQISTLQTQASRTLLGSHRFSKFSSWQALKRAIANLLHIVNSFHTRKVKGTMQCKGWHFCQKAGTPDQLSLSEHVIIQTVQEEAYAEELACLKKNKVIPQGSPLRTLDPFIDAHNVLRVGGRIRHGEVPHEEKNPKIIPCKYHIATLLVRHFHEQILHQGRHFTEGAIRAAGYWIIGMKRLVSTVIHHCVTCRKLRGLPEQQKMADLPSDRLSMEPPFTYVGLDVFGPWSVVARRTRGGLAHSKRWAVIFTCMAVRAVHIEVIESLDTSCFINALRRFLAIRGPVKQIRSDRGTNFVGASTELKIPSNIDSTSVEKYLAGKGCAWVFNPPHASHMGGAWERMIGIAKRILDSMFLHLETSNLTHEVLTTLMAEVVAIINARPLIPVSTDPSDPVLLTPATLLTQKMGTPSAPPEDSNVKDMCKQQWRQVQHLAQTFWSKWRRQYLSSLQPRRKWQDSHPNLEPGSIVLLRDQQLKRNEWPLGVITQVFPSQDNNVRTAEVKVSRQDGTKVFLRPVSELILLLHPDKD; encoded by the coding sequence ATGGGGAGGATAGCTTCAGGCTTCTGTATAGAGTCAATGGATTGTAAAACAGTTCAGCTACTACCAGGCCTGTTGGAGTGTAGTGAGATACCAGACAACAGAGCAGAGATTCCATCACCAAGTGCTGCTCTCCTCCATGATCATCTAAAACCAGTTGCTCACCTTATTCCAGAGTTTGAACCTGATGTTCCCATTATGCTCTTACTTGGACGTGACGTCATTAGACTTCATAATGTTCACAAATACATCAATGGCCCCCCTGATGCCCCCTATGCTCAGAAACTTGAGTTGGGATGGGTGATTGTGGGCAATGTCTGTTTGGGACGTGTTCTTAAGCCACGCAGTGTGAACACGTACTTCACCAATGCTCTTGAACAGTCTCGTCCTACTATTTTTGAACCATGTCCGAGTGTTCTCCAGGTTAAAGAGAGATATGGTCCCGAACATTCAAAGTGTGCCTATGATGTAGAAGATGGTGGGCTAGGCTGCACAGTGTTCCAGCTTACTCGAGAGGATAATAAACCAGCATCATCGTTTGAAGATCTTGCCTTTATGGCAATAATGAAACGAGAGCTCAAGAAGGATGCCAGTAACAGCTGGGTAGCTCCTTTGCCATTTAGGCAGCCAAGACAACACCTCCCTGATAACAGACAGCAAGCTCTTAACCGCTTCAGCTCCCTCAAACGCAACTTAGCAAGGAAACCTGAGATGTCCCAACATTTCTTCTCATTCATGGGGAAAATATTCGAAAATGGTCATGCTGAAGTTGCTCCTCCTCTCACTCCAAACCAGGAACGATGGTATTTACCCATTTTTGGAGTGTACCACCCAAAGAAGCCTGGCAACATCCGTGTTGTTTTTGACTCAAGTGCACAGCATGAGGGAGTGTCTCTGAATGATGTTCTCTTGAAAGGACCTGACCTCAACAACCTACTTCTGGGAGTTCTGATGAGGTTTCGCAAGGATGCCATTGCAGTAACTGCAGACATCAAGCAGATGTTTCATTCCTTTCTTGTGAGAGAAGAAGATCGTAACTTCCTACGGTTCTTCTGGTTCAGAGACAACAGTCCTACACAGGATGTCATTGAGTACCGCATGACAGTACATGTGTTCGGTAATAGTCCTAGTCCAGCAGTTGCCATTTACTGCCTCAGGCAGTCCACGATGGATGGAAGACCACATCATGACCCCGAGGTGAAACAGTTTGTTTGCCATGACTTTTATGTCAATGATGCACTTAAATCTTTTTCAAGTGTAAAAagtgctgtctgtctgttgAAGAAAACTCAGGATGTTCTGGCAAAGTCCAACCTGAGGCTCCACAAAATCGCCTCTAACAGCAAAGAGGTCATGGAGGCTTTCCCACCTGAAGATCGCGCAAATGACTTGAAGGATTTGGATCTGAGCTCAGATATTCTACCTGTACAGCGCAGCTTGGGACTAAATTGGAACTTGGAGTGcgacatgtttgtttttaaagtcaacAAAGAAGAGAAGCCTTTCACACGCCGAGGCATCCTATCAGTGGTAAATAGCGTGTATGACCCCTTGGGATTTGTGGCTCCCGTGACCATTCAAGGGAAGCACATTCTAAGAGAGCTCACACAACAAAGATGTGACTGGGATTCTCAGCTCCCTGAAGGGATGCAGGAACAATGGAAGTCTTGGCGGGATTCACTAAAAGACCTAAGTGGCGTGATGATCCCAAGAGCCTATACCAAAGCCTTTCTTTCAACAACAAAGACGAGAGAACTGTTTGTCTTTTCTGATGCGTCAACAATGGCTATTGCAGCAGTTGCCTATCTCAGGGTGGTGGACGAAGCAGGGAATACTCATACTGGCTTTGTTATGGGTAAGGCGAAGCTGGCACCCAGACCTGAACACACAATCCCCAGACTTGAGCTTTGTGCAGCTGTACTTGCCGTGGAGTTAGCAGATTTCATATCATCAGAGCTTGACATGCGCATCGATGCTATCACCTTCTACACTGATAGCAAAGTAGTGCTCGGATACATAAATAACGAGACAAGACGCTTTTATGTGTATGTCAGCAATCGTATTGTCCGCATCAGAAGGTCCTCTCATCCTAAGCAGTGGAAGTACGTGTCTACAGGGGAAAATCCAGCAGACTGTGCGACAAGGTCTGTACCGGCTGCCTTTCTCTCAGATACCTCTTGGCTCACTGGACCTCCTTTTCTGACTGAGCCTATGCAAGATTCTCTAGAACCAGAATCCTTTGAGCTTGTGGATGCAAACATGGACGCTGAGATCCGCCCGcaaatctctactttgcaaaCACAGGCTTCTCGCACACTACTTGGGTCCCACCGTTTCTCCAAATTTTCTTCCTGGCAAGCTTTGAAACGTGCCATTGCTAATCTCCTTCACATTGTGAACAGCTTTCACACACGTAAGGTCAAAGGGACCATGCAATGCAAGGGGTGGCATTTCTGTCAGAAAGCAGGTACACCTGATCAACTCAGTTTATCAGAGCACGTCATTATTCAAACTGTGCAGGAAGAGGCATATGCTGAAGAGTTGGCCTGTCTCAAAAAGAATAAGGTGATCCCTCAGGGGAGTCCTCTTAGGACCCTGGATCCCTTCATTGACGCACACAACGTCCTCAGAGTTGGTGGTCGGATAAGACATGGAGAGGTTCCTCATGAAGAAAAGAACCCTAAGATCATTCCTTGTAAGTACCATATTGCAACATTGCTGGTCAGACATTTCCATGAACAAATCCTGCACCAGGGACGCCACTTCACAGAGGGTGCCATCCGTGCAGCAGGCTACTGGATAATAGGTATGAAGCGATTGGTGAGCACTGTCATCCACCATTGTGTCACATGTCGAAAGCTTCGCGGCCTCCCTGAACAACAAAAGATGGCTGACCTGCCATCAGATCGCCTCTCTATGGAACCTCCATTTACCTACGTTGGACTGGACGTGTTTGGCCCATGGAGTGTTGTTGCACGGCGTACAAGAGGTGGTCTCGCCCATAGTAAGAGATGGGCAGTTATATTCACTTGTATGGCCGTTAGAGCAGTCCACATAGAGGTCATAGAATCTCTGGACACCTCATGCTTCATCAATGCCCTCAGGAGGTTTCTAGCTATTCGAGGTCCTGTGAAACAAATACGTTCGGACAGAGGCACAAACTTCGTGGGTGCATCAACTGAACTAAAGATTCCATCCAATATTGATTCCACGTCTGTTGAGAAGTACCTAGCTGGAAAAGGTTGTGCATGGGTCTTTAATCCTCCACATGCGTCTCACATGGGTGGCGCATGGGAGAGGATGATAGGAATAGCCAAAAGAATCCTCGATTCAATGTTCCTGCATCTTGAGACATCAAACTTGACGCATGAGGTCCTTACTACGCTGATGGCAGAAGTGGTGGCAATTATCAATGCCAGGCCTCTCATACCAGTATCTACTGATCCAAGTGACCCAGTTCTACTAACCCCAGCCACTCTCTTAACTCAGAAGATGGGCACTCCATCAGCTCCACCTGAAGACTCCAATGTCAAAGATATGTGTAAACAACAATGGCGTCAGGTGCAGCATCTGGCCCAGACTTTCTGGAGCAAATGGAGACGACAGTATCTTTCttcactgcagccaagaagaaagTGGCAGGACAGTCACCCCAATCTGGAGCCTGGGAGCATTGTACTTCTCAGAGATCAGCAGCTCAAGAGAAATGAATGGCCTCTTGGAGTAATCACCCAAGTCTTCCCTAGCCAGGACAATAATGTCCGCACAGCGGAGGTGAAGGTATCCAGGCAAGATGGGACAAAAGTATTTTTGAGACCTGTGTCGGAGCTCATTCTTCTGTTACATCCAGACAAAGACTGA